A region of Streptomyces halobius DNA encodes the following proteins:
- the rpmG gene encoding 50S ribosomal protein L33, which produces MARNELRPVVKLRSTAGTGYTYVTRKNRRNDPDRLELRKYDPVVGRHVAFREER; this is translated from the coding sequence ATGGCCCGCAACGAACTACGCCCGGTCGTCAAGCTCCGGTCCACCGCCGGCACCGGCTACACCTACGTGACCCGCAAGAACCGCCGTAATGACCCCGACCGACTGGAACTGCGCAAGTACGACCCGGTCGTCGGCCGTCATGTCGCTTTCCGAGAGGAGCGCTGA
- a CDS encoding chaplin has translation MKLFSKAIALSATAGIALMGGAGVAAADGNGHGTKAVGGAVGSPGVFSGNLIQVPIDVPINVCGNTAQFIGALNPAFGNICINK, from the coding sequence GTGAAGCTTTTCTCCAAGGCCATTGCCTTGTCCGCCACCGCGGGGATCGCCCTCATGGGAGGGGCCGGCGTTGCCGCTGCAGACGGCAACGGGCACGGCACCAAGGCCGTCGGTGGCGCCGTGGGGTCCCCCGGTGTCTTTTCCGGAAACCTGATCCAGGTCCCGATCGATGTGCCGATCAACGTCTGCGGTAACACCGCTCAATTCATCGGTGCGCTCAACCCGGCGTTCGGCAACATCTGCATCAACAAGTGA
- a CDS encoding chaplin, with protein sequence MKYAKVAAAAAVAASTLMTVGASAPAFADAKAEGGGKHSPGVVSGNVVQFPIHVPINLCGNTVQFIGALNPAFGNHCKNL encoded by the coding sequence GTGAAGTACGCAAAGGTCGCTGCAGCTGCTGCAGTCGCCGCCAGCACGCTCATGACCGTCGGCGCGTCTGCGCCCGCGTTCGCCGACGCGAAGGCCGAGGGTGGCGGCAAGCATTCTCCGGGTGTGGTTTCCGGCAATGTGGTCCAGTTCCCGATCCACGTCCCGATCAACCTCTGCGGCAACACCGTACAATTCATCGGAGCTCTCAACCCGGCGTTCGGTAACCACTGCAAGAACCTCTGA
- a CDS encoding chaplin family protein, translating to MRQSLRLKYVLVAAAVSCVLGAGCGSVYADTGAEGSAVNSSEGLTGNSVQAPGRGPVGDPVDFCGSTVSGVGLLNRAMGAVCGDERLRAPGGRHVPDARTPGVGWRPGDGRSGEGRPGPGRGPDGRRGWGGGRKPDVERRAHSARAPRVGAVARAGASAGSALLASTGARQLGLAVGVGGGLVFGGALLLRRSHRR from the coding sequence ATGCGACAGAGCCTGAGACTGAAGTACGTGCTCGTTGCGGCGGCGGTCTCGTGCGTTCTCGGCGCGGGCTGCGGTTCCGTATACGCGGACACCGGGGCGGAGGGGAGCGCCGTGAACTCGTCCGAGGGGCTTACGGGTAACTCCGTTCAGGCGCCGGGACGTGGCCCGGTCGGTGACCCGGTCGACTTCTGCGGCAGTACCGTCAGCGGCGTGGGGCTGCTCAACCGGGCCATGGGCGCCGTGTGCGGGGATGAGCGGCTGCGTGCGCCGGGCGGGCGGCATGTGCCGGACGCGCGGACGCCGGGCGTCGGCTGGAGACCGGGCGACGGGCGATCCGGCGAGGGGCGGCCGGGCCCGGGCCGGGGCCCGGACGGGCGACGCGGGTGGGGCGGTGGGCGGAAACCGGATGTGGAGCGGCGTGCGCACTCGGCGCGCGCGCCGCGAGTGGGCGCCGTGGCGCGGGCCGGTGCGTCGGCGGGATCGGCGCTGCTGGCGTCCACCGGAGCGCGGCAGCTGGGCTTGGCGGTCGGTGTGGGGGGTGGGCTGGTGTTCGGCGGGGCGTTGCTGCTGCGCAGGTCGCACCGGAGGTGA
- the rpsR gene encoding 30S ribosomal protein S18 produces the protein MARRPDPRRKSTPRPNPLDAAGITYIDYKDTDLLRKFISDRGKIRTRRVTRVTAQQQRQLARAIKNAREMALLPYGSR, from the coding sequence ATGGCCCGTCGGCCCGACCCGCGCCGCAAGTCCACCCCCCGTCCCAATCCGCTGGACGCGGCGGGGATCACCTACATCGACTACAAGGACACCGACCTGCTGCGGAAGTTCATCTCCGACCGCGGCAAGATCCGCACCCGCCGGGTCACCCGGGTCACGGCCCAGCAGCAGCGACAGCTGGCCCGTGCGATCAAGAACGCCCGGGAGATGGCGCTGCTGCCGTATGGGTCGCGATGA
- a CDS encoding CobW family GTP-binding protein, protein MDRLNIVLVGGLHSDARRVTVERLLRSVPGSVALHHDLASATDGTVRRTVRDAGGTLDTGETPLVNNCACCALREDLVPELERLAAGRTCRLAIVELWDSVEPKAMAEVVTACGSDSLALTGVITAVDPALLLPYLGCGDDLTEAGLAAAASDQRTVADTWARQLEYAPVLALVAGEEEAEPADLALLAQLHPMARHVDVESGELADAAMAGFDVEAAAARQHPACALLPQEADADGVTTLVWRRARPFHPERLYAALEDLTCVAARSRGRFWLADRPDTLLSWDAAGGALCVESAGPWLASLPDAAWEMVPPMRRAAAALDWHPEHGDRAQHLVFVSPGLDREGLTALLESCLLTDAEYAGGPHAWKSLPPAFDALLDPVS, encoded by the coding sequence ATGGACCGGCTCAACATCGTGCTGGTGGGCGGGCTGCACTCCGATGCCCGGCGGGTCACCGTCGAGCGGCTGCTGCGCTCCGTCCCCGGCAGCGTCGCCCTCCATCACGACCTCGCCTCGGCCACGGACGGCACCGTCCGCCGGACGGTCCGGGACGCCGGGGGGACGCTCGACACGGGGGAGACGCCGCTGGTCAACAACTGCGCCTGCTGCGCGCTGCGCGAGGACCTCGTCCCCGAGCTGGAGCGGCTGGCCGCCGGCCGGACGTGTCGGCTGGCGATCGTGGAGCTGTGGGATTCGGTCGAGCCGAAGGCGATGGCCGAGGTGGTCACCGCGTGCGGCAGCGACAGTCTTGCGCTGACGGGAGTGATCACGGCCGTCGATCCGGCGCTGCTGCTGCCGTACCTCGGCTGCGGCGACGATCTCACCGAGGCCGGGCTCGCGGCCGCGGCCTCCGACCAGCGCACCGTCGCGGACACCTGGGCGCGGCAGCTGGAGTACGCGCCGGTGCTGGCGCTGGTGGCGGGGGAGGAGGAGGCCGAGCCGGCCGATCTGGCGCTGCTCGCGCAGCTGCACCCGATGGCACGTCATGTCGATGTGGAGTCGGGGGAGTTGGCGGACGCGGCGATGGCCGGGTTCGACGTGGAGGCGGCCGCCGCGCGGCAGCATCCGGCGTGTGCGCTGCTGCCGCAGGAGGCCGACGCGGACGGCGTCACCACGCTCGTCTGGCGGCGCGCCCGGCCCTTCCACCCCGAGCGGCTCTACGCGGCGCTGGAGGACCTGACCTGCGTGGCCGCGCGCAGCCGGGGGCGCTTCTGGCTGGCCGACCGCCCGGACACGCTGCTGTCCTGGGACGCGGCGGGCGGCGCCCTGTGCGTGGAGAGCGCCGGGCCGTGGCTGGCCTCGCTGCCGGACGCCGCCTGGGAGATGGTGCCGCCGATGCGCCGGGCCGCGGCCGCACTGGACTGGCACCCCGAGCACGGCGACCGGGCCCAGCATCTGGTCTTCGTCTCGCCCGGACTGGACCGCGAGGGGCTCACCGCCCTGCTGGAGTCCTGCCTGCTCACCGACGCGGAGTACGCGGGCGGGCCGCACGCGTGGAAGAGTCTGCCGCCGGCTTTCGACGCACTCCTCGACCCCGTTTCGTGA
- the rpmB gene encoding 50S ribosomal protein L28: protein MSAHCQLTGRKPGFGNSVSHSHRRTSRRFDPNIQRKRYWLESEGRHVRLTLSARGIKTVDTIGIEAAVARIRARGEKV from the coding sequence TTGTCCGCCCACTGCCAACTGACCGGCCGCAAGCCGGGTTTCGGCAACTCCGTCTCCCACTCGCACCGCCGCACCTCGCGCCGGTTCGACCCCAACATCCAGCGCAAGCGCTACTGGCTGGAGAGCGAGGGCCGGCACGTCCGGCTCACCCTGAGCGCCAGGGGCATCAAGACCGTGGACACGATCGGGATCGAGGCGGCCGTCGCCCGGATCCGCGCCCGAGGGGAGAAGGTCTGA
- a CDS encoding helix-turn-helix domain-containing protein translates to MSASETSGSVVRRILLGSQLRRLRESRGITREAAGYSIRASESKISRMELGRVSFKARDVEDLLTLYGVTDERERESLLALAREANIAGWWHSYGDVLPGWFQTYVGLEGAASLIRVYEVQFVHGLLQTAEYARAVVTRGIPEAPEAEIERRVALRQERQKLLIAERAPQLHCVLDEAALRRPYGDRSVMRGQLRHLIDISERPNVQLQVMPFNFGGHAGESGSFTMLRFPESDLSDLVYLEQLTSALYVDKPEEVGQYERAMERLQEDSPDPAQSRDLLRGLLQLT, encoded by the coding sequence GTGTCCGCAAGTGAGACGAGCGGGTCGGTGGTTCGGCGGATCCTGCTGGGGTCGCAGCTCCGTCGGCTGCGTGAATCACGCGGGATAACCCGCGAGGCGGCCGGCTACTCCATCCGTGCATCCGAATCGAAGATCAGCCGCATGGAGTTGGGCAGGGTGAGCTTCAAGGCGCGTGATGTCGAGGATCTCCTCACGCTGTACGGCGTGACCGACGAGCGGGAGCGCGAGTCGCTGCTCGCACTGGCCCGGGAGGCCAATATCGCGGGCTGGTGGCACAGTTACGGCGATGTGCTTCCCGGATGGTTCCAGACGTATGTGGGTCTGGAAGGAGCCGCGTCTCTCATCCGCGTCTACGAAGTGCAGTTCGTCCACGGGCTGTTGCAGACCGCCGAGTACGCCCGCGCCGTCGTCACCCGCGGTATTCCCGAGGCGCCGGAGGCCGAGATCGAGCGCCGGGTGGCACTGCGCCAGGAGCGGCAGAAGCTGCTGATAGCCGAGCGTGCCCCGCAGTTGCACTGTGTGCTGGACGAGGCCGCGCTGCGCCGCCCGTACGGCGACCGGTCCGTGATGCGCGGGCAGTTGCGGCATCTGATCGACATCTCCGAGCGGCCCAACGTCCAACTCCAGGTCATGCCCTTCAACTTCGGCGGGCACGCGGGCGAGAGCGGCTCCTTCACGATGCTCCGCTTCCCGGAGTCCGACCTCTCCGATCTCGTCTACCTGGAGCAGCTCACCAGCGCCCTGTACGTCGACAAGCCGGAGGAGGTCGGGCAGTACGAGCGGGCGATGGAGCGGCTGCAGGAGGACAGTCCGGACCCCGCGCAGAGCCGGGATCTCCTGCGTGGTCTACTCCAACTGACCTGA
- a CDS encoding DinB family protein, whose amino-acid sequence MPTHVPAEAHGDERGALLSFLEAQRGGLRRAVLGLTDEQTTQRPSAGELSLSGLIKHVAEVEQGWVETARELPCSIERNPDNWQEGFRLQDGETLAGVLAFWDKVARVTEEFTRSVPSLDDTFPLPEAPWFPPNSRQSMRWLLLHLIEETARHAGHADIIRESLDGKTAFALVDEERKAREG is encoded by the coding sequence ATGCCCACCCACGTCCCTGCCGAGGCCCACGGCGACGAGCGCGGCGCGCTCCTGTCCTTCCTGGAGGCCCAGCGCGGCGGCCTGCGGCGCGCGGTCCTCGGGCTGACCGACGAGCAGACGACCCAGCGGCCGAGCGCCGGTGAGCTGTCCTTGTCGGGCCTGATCAAGCATGTCGCGGAGGTCGAGCAGGGCTGGGTGGAGACCGCGCGGGAGCTGCCCTGCTCCATCGAGCGGAACCCGGACAACTGGCAGGAGGGCTTCCGGCTGCAGGACGGCGAGACGCTGGCGGGTGTGCTGGCGTTCTGGGACAAGGTCGCCCGGGTGACCGAGGAATTCACCCGTTCCGTGCCGAGCCTGGACGACACCTTCCCGCTCCCGGAGGCGCCGTGGTTCCCGCCGAACAGCCGGCAGTCGATGCGCTGGCTGCTGCTGCACCTGATCGAGGAGACCGCCCGGCACGCCGGACACGCCGACATCATCCGGGAGTCCCTGGACGGCAAGACCGCCTTCGCGCTGGTGGACGAGGAGCGGAAGGCACGGGAGGGGTAG
- a CDS encoding DUF397 domain-containing protein, translating into MPHAYNGMAATDLHDVSWQKSRHSNSQGSCVEFAKLPGGDIAVRNSRFPDGPALVYTPAEVQAMLLGVKDGEFDHLVRD; encoded by the coding sequence GTGCCCCACGCATACAACGGCATGGCCGCAACGGATCTCCACGACGTGTCCTGGCAGAAGAGCAGGCACAGCAACTCCCAGGGCTCGTGCGTGGAGTTCGCGAAGCTGCCCGGGGGCGATATCGCGGTACGCAACTCCCGCTTCCCGGACGGCCCGGCACTCGTCTACACGCCGGCCGAGGTCCAGGCGATGCTGCTCGGCGTCAAGGACGGCGAGTTCGACCACCTCGTACGCGACTGA
- a CDS encoding nitrilase-related carbon-nitrogen hydrolase yields the protein MLIALAQTDCVLGEVAENLDHAREQIEQAAAQGADLVVFPELSLHGYHLGALKRDVSIEARDPRLLELSMHGPDVLVGFHEHTSLRAYNTCAHYADGALVHAHRKLYLPNYLAWEERKHVSPGQSLRAYDLTKSASGGRGATLVCNDAWQPVLPWLAVQDGAEVLFVPTNSAASLDPEAMDTGLYWDTLVSYTARMLQCWVVFVNRVGNEHGATFWGGSRVVDPRGSVVAQAPKWEPALVTVDIDPSEARRQRRAVPLIAEARLGLVDREVRRLIDEGGDS from the coding sequence ATGCTCATTGCGCTGGCGCAGACGGACTGTGTGTTGGGAGAGGTGGCGGAGAACCTCGACCACGCCCGTGAGCAGATCGAGCAGGCGGCGGCCCAGGGTGCCGATCTCGTGGTGTTCCCCGAACTGAGCCTGCATGGCTATCACTTGGGCGCTCTCAAGCGTGATGTTTCCATCGAGGCGCGTGATCCGCGGCTGCTGGAGCTCAGCATGCACGGGCCCGATGTGCTGGTCGGATTCCATGAGCACACCTCGCTGCGCGCCTACAACACGTGCGCGCACTACGCGGACGGCGCGCTGGTGCACGCGCACCGCAAGCTCTATCTCCCGAATTACCTGGCCTGGGAGGAGCGCAAGCACGTCAGCCCGGGGCAGTCGCTGCGCGCGTACGACCTGACGAAGTCGGCCAGCGGGGGGCGGGGCGCGACGCTGGTGTGCAATGACGCGTGGCAGCCGGTGCTGCCGTGGCTGGCGGTGCAGGACGGCGCCGAGGTGCTGTTCGTGCCGACCAACAGCGCGGCGAGCCTGGATCCGGAGGCGATGGACACCGGGCTGTACTGGGACACGCTGGTGTCCTATACGGCGCGGATGCTGCAGTGCTGGGTGGTGTTCGTCAACCGGGTCGGCAATGAGCACGGCGCGACGTTCTGGGGCGGTTCGCGGGTGGTGGATCCGCGGGGCTCGGTGGTGGCGCAGGCGCCCAAGTGGGAGCCCGCGCTGGTCACCGTCGACATCGATCCGTCCGAGGCGCGGCGGCAGCGGCGTGCCGTGCCGCTGATCGCCGAGGCCCGGCTGGGGCTGGTCGACCGCGAGGTGCGGCGGCTGATCGACGAGGGCGGCGACAGCTGA
- a CDS encoding type B 50S ribosomal protein L31, translated as MKPGIHPAYGPVVFRDRAAGHAFLTRSTMTGDKSIEWEDGNTYPVVDVEISNVSHPFYTGTARVLDTAGRVERFERRYGKGR; from the coding sequence ATGAAGCCCGGTATCCACCCCGCCTACGGACCCGTCGTCTTCCGTGACCGGGCCGCCGGCCATGCCTTTCTCACCCGCTCGACGATGACCGGCGACAAGAGCATCGAGTGGGAGGACGGGAACACCTATCCCGTCGTCGACGTCGAGATCTCCAACGTCAGCCACCCCTTCTACACCGGCACCGCCCGGGTGCTGGACACCGCCGGCCGCGTGGAGCGGTTCGAGCGCCGCTACGGCAAGGGCCGCTGA
- the tatA gene encoding Sec-independent protein translocase subunit TatA, whose amino-acid sequence MLRNAFEPWHLILIIAVLVLLFGSKKLPDMARGVGRSLRILKSEAKALKDDRQDSADTH is encoded by the coding sequence ATGCTCCGCAACGCCTTCGAACCCTGGCATCTGATACTGATCATCGCGGTCCTGGTACTGCTCTTCGGCTCCAAGAAGCTGCCCGACATGGCACGCGGCGTCGGCCGCTCGCTGCGCATCCTGAAGTCCGAGGCCAAGGCCCTCAAGGACGACCGGCAGGATTCCGCGGACACTCACTGA
- a CDS encoding bifunctional 3'-5' exonuclease/DNA polymerase, with amino-acid sequence MRWAVVETGDGGARLCPLAPDGRPAGPVLEEPSLAGAVRARPEVERWVWRSTAETYRRLLAAGVRVQRCYDVEAAESLLIGHEEGQSGQPRSLAAAWARLHGLPVPEDAPARAAETQPSLFEPGPVPLPPGTDELTALLEVYAGQVARTAKTEHPERMRLLLAAESAGMLVAAEMTRAGVPWRADVHRRLLDELLGEHYPGGLEPRRMAELAEEVSRAFGPDARVRPDLPNEIVKAFAGAGISLTSTRKWELQQIDHPAVAPLLAYKSLYRLHTAHGRSWLQQWVHDGRFRPEYLPGATVSGRWTTNGGGALQIPKVVRQAVRADPGWRLVVADADQMEPRVLAAVSRDRGLMEVAGSGEDLYADLAARAFGGDRAQAKLGLLGAIYGQTSGDALKHMADLRRRYPAAVAYVDDAARAGEEGRLVRTWMGRTSPPASVAAPDEAGLPQEEDPPGGYGSSSAARARGRFTRNFVVQGSAADWALLMLAALRRTLSGAGLHAELVFFQHDEVIVHCPAEEAAAVSEAITAAAAVAGRIAFGEIPVRFPFSVAVVGCYADAK; translated from the coding sequence ATGAGATGGGCGGTGGTGGAGACGGGCGACGGGGGTGCTCGTCTCTGCCCGCTCGCTCCCGATGGGCGGCCCGCGGGACCGGTGCTGGAGGAGCCGTCGCTCGCCGGGGCCGTGCGGGCGCGGCCGGAGGTCGAGCGGTGGGTGTGGCGGTCCACCGCGGAGACGTACCGGCGGCTGCTGGCGGCGGGAGTTCGGGTCCAGCGCTGTTACGACGTGGAGGCAGCCGAGTCGCTGCTGATCGGCCATGAAGAGGGGCAGTCGGGCCAGCCGCGCTCGCTGGCCGCCGCCTGGGCGCGGCTGCACGGCCTGCCGGTCCCGGAGGACGCGCCCGCGCGGGCCGCCGAGACCCAGCCCTCCCTGTTCGAGCCGGGTCCGGTGCCGCTGCCGCCCGGCACGGACGAGCTCACCGCCCTGCTGGAGGTGTATGCCGGCCAGGTGGCGCGTACGGCGAAGACCGAGCATCCGGAGCGGATGCGGCTGCTGCTCGCCGCCGAGTCGGCGGGCATGCTGGTCGCCGCGGAGATGACGCGGGCCGGTGTGCCCTGGCGCGCGGATGTGCACCGCAGGCTGCTGGACGAGCTGTTGGGCGAGCACTATCCGGGCGGGCTGGAGCCCCGGCGGATGGCGGAGCTGGCCGAGGAGGTGTCCCGGGCCTTCGGGCCGGACGCCCGGGTGCGCCCGGATCTGCCGAATGAGATCGTCAAAGCCTTTGCCGGCGCCGGGATTTCCCTCACCTCGACCCGCAAATGGGAGCTTCAGCAGATCGACCATCCAGCGGTGGCACCGCTGCTGGCGTACAAGTCGCTCTACCGTCTGCACACCGCCCACGGCCGGTCCTGGCTCCAACAGTGGGTGCACGACGGCCGGTTCCGCCCCGAGTACCTCCCCGGCGCCACGGTCTCCGGCCGCTGGACCACGAACGGCGGCGGCGCGCTGCAGATCCCGAAGGTGGTCCGGCAGGCGGTGCGCGCCGACCCCGGATGGCGTCTGGTGGTCGCCGACGCCGACCAGATGGAGCCACGGGTGCTGGCCGCCGTCTCCCGCGACCGGGGCCTGATGGAGGTGGCGGGCAGCGGTGAGGACCTCTACGCCGATCTGGCCGCCCGCGCGTTCGGCGGCGACCGCGCCCAGGCCAAGCTCGGCCTGCTGGGCGCCATTTACGGCCAGACCTCCGGCGACGCCCTCAAGCACATGGCCGACCTGCGCCGCCGCTATCCGGCCGCGGTGGCGTATGTCGACGATGCGGCGCGCGCCGGCGAGGAGGGGCGGCTGGTGCGCACGTGGATGGGGCGCACCAGCCCGCCGGCATCCGTGGCGGCGCCGGACGAGGCGGGCCTTCCCCAGGAGGAGGACCCGCCGGGCGGTTACGGCAGCAGCTCGGCGGCCCGCGCCCGCGGCCGGTTCACCCGTAACTTCGTCGTACAGGGCAGCGCCGCCGACTGGGCACTGCTCATGCTGGCCGCGCTCCGCCGCACGCTGTCCGGGGCGGGGCTCCACGCCGAGCTGGTCTTCTTCCAGCACGACGAGGTGATCGTGCACTGTCCCGCGGAGGAGGCGGCGGCGGTGTCCGAGGCGATCACGGCGGCGGCTGCGGTGGCGGGCCGGATCGCGTTCGGGGAGATCCCGGTGCGGTTTCCGTTCAGTGTGGCCGTGGTGGGGTGCTATGCCGATGCCAAGTGA
- the rpsN gene encoding 30S ribosomal protein S14: MAKQSKIAKNEKRRATVARYAARRAVLKAVIRNPRTSAEERLTAQRELSRQPRDASATRVRNRDSVDGRPRGYFRAFGLSRVRLREQAHAGYLPGVRKSSW; encoded by the coding sequence ATGGCCAAGCAGAGCAAGATCGCCAAGAACGAGAAGCGCCGCGCGACCGTCGCCCGCTACGCGGCCCGCCGGGCCGTCCTCAAAGCCGTCATCCGCAACCCGCGGACGTCCGCCGAGGAGCGCCTCACCGCCCAGCGCGAACTCTCCCGCCAGCCGCGGGACGCCAGCGCCACCCGCGTCCGCAACCGCGACAGCGTCGACGGCCGCCCGCGCGGCTACTTCCGCGCCTTCGGACTCTCCCGCGTACGGCTGCGCGAACAGGCGCATGCGGGGTATCTGCCGGGCGTACGGAAGTCCAGCTGGTAG
- a CDS encoding SRPBCC family protein produces MSGSSRYAQWLMPGDFRLQVGHRCEMTGLPRPSANFSGAVVAEVAAFEPEKMLRLRWQDADEGQGNRADRTASWTLEPEGRGTRLFLVHEGFDPDDPYQMPAHRIMGGGWRSIVTERLGKVLDEL; encoded by the coding sequence TTGTCGGGATCATCCCGGTACGCCCAATGGCTGATGCCGGGAGACTTCCGGCTGCAGGTCGGCCACCGTTGCGAGATGACCGGCCTGCCCCGGCCGAGTGCCAACTTCTCCGGCGCCGTCGTCGCCGAGGTGGCCGCGTTCGAGCCCGAGAAGATGCTGCGGCTGCGCTGGCAGGACGCCGACGAGGGCCAGGGCAACCGCGCGGACCGGACCGCCAGCTGGACCCTGGAACCCGAAGGCCGCGGCACCCGTCTTTTCCTCGTGCATGAGGGATTCGACCCCGATGACCCGTACCAGATGCCGGCGCACCGCATCATGGGCGGCGGCTGGCGGTCGATTGTGACGGAGCGTTTGGGGAAGGTGCTCGACGAGCTGTGA
- a CDS encoding aldehyde dehydrogenase family protein — protein MSFFADLAYQFIDGEWRAGSGSWDIIDFNPYDQEKLASITVAGADQVDEAYRAAERAQRAWAETNPYVRRRVIERLLRLIEEREAEITEALVLELGGTRAKAAYEVHLAKEFVREAIGLTMRPEGRILPSPVDGKENRVYRRPAGVIAVISPFNFPFLISMKSVAPALALGNAVVVKPNQNTPIAGGGLIAKLFQDAGLPAGLVNVLVTDIAEIGDALIEHRVPKVISFAGSDKVGRHVASVSAGHFKRVVLELSGNSALIVLDDADVDYAVDAAVFSRFVYQGQVCMAANRVLLDRKVEAEFTEKFVARVAALRTGDPRDPQTEIGPLINSFQAEALTALVERAVAEGATALLRGGTDGNLVEPSVLAGLPADSGLHTQEIFGPVALLVPFDGEDEAVRIANDSPYGLSGAVHTADVERGAQLARRIDTGMIHINDGTVHDEPLVAFGGEKSSGVGRLNGEATVEAFTTQKWVSIQHGRSRFPF, from the coding sequence ATGTCCTTCTTCGCAGACCTGGCCTACCAGTTCATCGACGGTGAATGGCGGGCCGGCAGCGGCTCGTGGGACATCATCGACTTCAACCCCTACGACCAGGAGAAGCTGGCGTCGATCACGGTCGCCGGTGCGGACCAGGTCGACGAGGCGTACCGCGCCGCCGAACGGGCGCAGCGCGCATGGGCGGAGACCAACCCCTACGTCCGGCGGCGGGTCATCGAACGGCTGCTGCGGCTCATCGAGGAGCGCGAGGCGGAGATCACCGAGGCGCTCGTCCTCGAACTGGGCGGCACCCGCGCCAAGGCCGCCTACGAGGTGCACCTCGCCAAGGAGTTCGTCCGCGAGGCGATAGGGCTCACAATGCGGCCGGAGGGCCGCATTCTGCCCTCGCCGGTGGACGGCAAGGAGAACCGCGTCTACCGCCGGCCGGCCGGTGTCATCGCGGTGATCAGCCCGTTCAACTTCCCGTTCCTGATCTCGATGAAGTCGGTGGCGCCGGCGCTGGCCCTCGGCAACGCCGTGGTGGTCAAGCCCAACCAGAACACCCCGATCGCCGGCGGCGGGCTGATCGCCAAGCTCTTCCAGGACGCGGGGCTGCCCGCCGGACTGGTCAATGTGCTGGTCACCGATATCGCGGAGATCGGCGACGCGCTGATCGAGCACCGGGTGCCCAAGGTGATCTCGTTCGCCGGCTCGGACAAGGTCGGCCGGCATGTCGCCTCGGTCAGCGCCGGCCACTTCAAGCGCGTCGTCCTCGAACTCAGTGGCAACAGCGCGCTGATCGTGCTGGACGACGCCGATGTCGACTACGCCGTGGACGCGGCCGTCTTCAGCCGGTTCGTCTATCAGGGCCAGGTCTGTATGGCCGCGAACCGGGTGCTGCTCGACCGCAAGGTGGAGGCCGAGTTCACCGAGAAGTTCGTGGCCAGGGTGGCGGCGCTGCGCACCGGCGATCCCCGGGACCCGCAGACCGAGATCGGCCCGCTGATCAACTCCTTCCAGGCGGAGGCGCTGACCGCGCTGGTCGAGCGTGCGGTCGCCGAGGGGGCGACGGCGCTGCTGCGCGGCGGTACGGACGGCAATCTGGTGGAGCCGAGCGTGCTGGCCGGGCTGCCCGCCGACTCCGGGCTGCACACCCAGGAGATCTTCGGGCCGGTGGCGCTGCTGGTGCCGTTCGACGGCGAGGACGAGGCGGTACGGATCGCCAATGACTCCCCGTACGGGCTGAGCGGCGCGGTGCACACCGCCGATGTGGAGCGCGGTGCGCAGCTCGCCCGGCGGATCGACACCGGCATGATCCACATCAATGACGGCACCGTGCACGACGAGCCGCTGGTCGCCTTCGGCGGGGAGAAGAGCTCCGGGGTGGGCCGGCTCAACGGGGAGGCCACGGTCGAGGCGTTCACCACGCAGAAATGGGTCTCCATCCAGCACGGGCGGTCCCGGTTCCCGTTCTGA
- a CDS encoding ATP-binding protein — protein MGTRVLTMLDEQLWQGLPPVDPLSVSGSVSCILPPRYESVSGARKFTRDTLHGWNLDELFDGVALVVSELVTNALRHAVLAAPGLTDAPPARLHLMRWSARLVCAVRDPSGASPVAGEADSAAESGRGLYLVDSFSDSWGWHPMAGAAPGKIVWALFRLP, from the coding sequence ATGGGGACCAGGGTTTTGACCATGCTCGACGAGCAGTTATGGCAGGGCCTTCCGCCCGTCGACCCCCTGAGCGTCTCCGGATCCGTGTCCTGCATCCTGCCGCCGCGGTACGAATCGGTCAGCGGCGCGCGGAAGTTCACCCGCGACACCCTGCACGGATGGAACCTGGACGAACTCTTCGACGGGGTCGCCCTGGTGGTCTCCGAGCTGGTCACCAACGCCCTGCGGCACGCGGTCCTGGCCGCCCCGGGACTCACCGACGCCCCGCCCGCCCGGCTCCATCTGATGCGCTGGTCCGCCCGGCTGGTCTGTGCCGTACGGGACCCCAGCGGCGCCTCACCGGTCGCCGGGGAGGCCGACTCGGCCGCGGAATCGGGCCGCGGGCTCTATCTCGTGGACTCCTTCAGCGACAGCTGGGGGTGGCACCCGATGGCCGGCGCCGCACCCGGCAAGATCGTCTGGGCGCTGTTCCGCCTGCCGTGA